The Mauremys reevesii isolate NIE-2019 linkage group 1, ASM1616193v1, whole genome shotgun sequence genome has a segment encoding these proteins:
- the MLNR gene encoding motilin receptor, with the protein MGGGCENSSAPRGEGEAWAGSPCDERLCSSLPLPALIPVTAVCLGLFAVGVAGNVLTVLVLRRCRELKTTTNLYLGSMAVSDLLILLGLPFDLYRLWRSRPWIFGQLLCRLSYYLSEACTYCTILHITALTVERYLAICFPLKAKVVITKRRVKAVIGALWAFALLSAGPFFFLVGVEQRDNQTDFSRECRLTPLATESGLLGIMLWVTTSYFILPVLCLNVLYGLIGRALWRSKVRPQGPNAALREKGHRQTIRILAVVVLAFIICWLPFHVGRIIFINTLDTSMMLFSQYFNIFALQLFYLSASINPILYNLISKKYRAAVYKLLLPRRSGERAFSATRDTGGYTETSTSIKKEYVTHF; encoded by the exons ATGGGGGGCGGCTGCGAGAACAGCAGCGCGCCCAGGGGGGAGGGCGAGGCGTGGGCGGGTTCCCCGTGCGACGAGcgcctctgcagctccctgccGCTGCCCGCGCTCATCCCGGTCACCGCCGTGTGCCTCGGCCTCTTCGCGGTGGGGGTGGCGGGGAACGTGCTGACCGTGCTGGTCCTGCGGCGCTGCCGGGAGCTGAAGACCACCACCAACCTGTACCTGGGCAGCATGGCCGTGTCCGACCTGCTCATCCTGCTGGGGCTGCCCTTCGACCTCTACCGCCTCTGGCGCTCCCGGCCCTGGATCTTCGGCCAGCTGCTCTGCCGCCTCTCCTACTACCTGAGCGAGGCCTGCACCTACTGCACCATCCTGCACATCACGGCGCTCACCGTGGAGCGCTACCTGGCCATCTGCTTCCCGCTCAAGGCCAAGGTGGTGATCACCAAGCGCCGCGTCAAGGCGGTGATCGGGGCCCTGTGGGCCTTCGCCCTGCTCTCGGCTGGGCCCTTCTTCTTCCTGGTGGGCGTGGAGCAGCGGGACAACCAGACCGACTTCAGCCGCGAGTGCCGACTCACGCCGCTGGCCACCGAGTCCGGCCTGCTGGGCATCATGTTGTGGGTCACCACCAGCTACTTCATCCTGCCCGTCCTCTGCCTCAACGTGCTCTACGGCCTCATTGGCAGGGCGCTGTGGAGGAGCAAGGTCCGGCCCCAGGGCCCCAACGCAgccctcagggagaaggggcacaGACAGACCATCAGGATCCTGG CTGTGGTGGTTCTGGCGTTTATAATTTGCTGGTTGCCATTCCATGTGGGCAGGATCATATTTATAAACACTCTGGATACCAGCATGATGCTTTTCTCCCAGTACTTTAATATATTCGCTTTGCAGCTTTTCTATCTGAGCGCATCCATCAACCCAATCCTCTACAACCTCATTTCAAAGAAATACAGGGCAGCTGTCTACAAACTACTGCTCCCACGCAGATCTGGAGAAAGGGCTTTCAGTGCTACCCGAGATACTGGTGGTTACACTGAGACCAGCACTAGCATAAAAAAAGAGTATGTAACCCACTTCTGA